One genomic region from Candidatus Rokuibacteriota bacterium encodes:
- a CDS encoding response regulator: MSAGKVLVVDDELEVRQVLEEFLATKGYEVYSAESGPEALNALDTFKPDVVLLDVSMPEMDGVETLKRLVALSPRLPVIMVTANADVGVTSKLLALGAADYIPKPFDLEYLDQAVTIQVSASRDS; this comes from the coding sequence ATGAGCGCGGGGAAAGTGCTGGTCGTGGACGACGAGCTGGAGGTCCGGCAGGTGCTCGAGGAGTTCCTCGCGACCAAGGGGTACGAGGTGTACTCGGCGGAGAGCGGGCCCGAGGCGCTCAATGCGCTCGACACCTTCAAGCCGGACGTCGTGCTCCTCGACGTGTCCATGCCGGAGATGGACGGAGTGGAGACGCTCAAGCGGCTCGTCGCGCTCAGCCCGAGGCTGCCGGTGATCATGGTCACTGCCAACGCCGATGTCGGCGTCACCTCCAAGCTCCTCGCGCTCGGCGCCGCCGACTACATCCCGAAGCCCTTCGATCTCGAGTACCTCGACCAGGCGGTGACCATCCAGGTCTCCGCATCCCGGGACTCCTAG